The following coding sequences are from one Homalodisca vitripennis isolate AUS2020 chromosome 7, UT_GWSS_2.1, whole genome shotgun sequence window:
- the LOC124366099 gene encoding uncharacterized protein LOC124366099, with translation MRKRTSLLILLIIAAVWTLTVSEADAHPLADAKPEAEAIAEANRCGSCNSGNNYGTSSSGYSTGGYNDDCPFSCGGAGVFTKILEGLQIIINHVIYILCINQGGLLSAIIKLIFGPIPCLDNLGKQQSCCCCGGNNK, from the exons ATGAGAAAACGTACTTCACTACTAATACTCTTGATTATT GCGGCGGTGTGGACACTGACAGTTTCAGAAGCCGACGCCCATCCTCTGGCAGATGCTAAACCGGAAGCGGAAGCAATAGCCGAAGCAAATCGATGCGGGTCTTGTAACTCAGGAAACAATTATGGAACGTCTTCTAGCGGATACAGCACAGGCGGTTATAATGACGATTGTCCCTTCAGTTGTGGAGGAGCTGGAGTCTTTACCAAAATTTTAGAGGGActtcaaataataatt AATCACgtgatatatatattatgtattaatcaagGAGGCCTTCTTTCAGCcattattaaattgatatttggCCCAATCCCTTGTTTGGACAATCTAGGTAAACAACAAAGCTGTTGTTGTTGTGGAgggaataataaataa